A region of the Streptobacillus ratti genome:
TTTATTTTTTATATATTTACTATTGTATATAATCTCTCCAGAATAAACATTTAACATATTTGCAATTATTTTACATAGTGTTGATTTCCCTTTACCATTTTTTCCAATAATTAAATTTTTACTACCATCTTTTATTTCTAATGATTTATTATTTATAATCATTTCATCAGAATCTAAATATTTATAATTAATATTTTTTAAAACTATTGTATTCTCATTATCTAAATATTCTATTTTTAAATTTTCTTTTATACATTTAGAATCAAAAATATTCATTTTAGATATAACTAGATTTAGTCTATCCCAACATTCAAAGAAATTTAAAATATATTTCCCAAAATCATTTAAATTAAATACTGAATAAATAATTATCAATAATACTTTTAGATCAACTTGCCTATTAAAAGCTATAGAAATTACTAAGATACTTGATATAATTAAAAACAATCTTAGAAAAAGATTTGATTTTAATATATTAAATTGTATTGAATAGTATTTTTTTTCTTCTTTATTAAATAAATCTTTTATTTTTATTTTTTCATATTCATATGAATTTTCGTTATATATCGTATTAAAATTAATGAAATAATCAACAATAAAACTATTTATTTTTGATGTTGTATCTATAGATTTTGAAATATTTTCACTATTATTTTTTAAAAAATTATATGATATATAAACATATAGCACATAAAAAATTAAATATACTATTCCTATAGGTTTATAGAAATTAAATAATAATATTGAATAAATAACTATCATAATGAAATTTTTAAATATTCTTAAAATGACATCATATATTGCTCTAACTAAAAAAGAACCCTCTTGAATTAAATTCTGTATTTCTCCTAAATTTAAATTAACAAATTCAAAATAGCTTTTCTTTTCTATCTGCTCCCATATTATTAATTTAGAATAATTTCTAATTTTTTGAACAATGTAGTTATTATAAAAGCCTAGTAATTCTTCTAATAATAAAGAAATACATAATAGGGCTATAAAATATTTAGAAACTTCTTGTATACTTTTACTTATGAAAATAGGTTGAAATACAACTAGAATGAAAACTAAAATAACAGTTACAAAATAGACAAGAGATTTTTTAAATCCTATTTTTTCTAATATATTAAATATATATTTTATATTATTTTTCATTTTTTTCTTCCTCCTTTAAAAAATCCTCTAATGTATTTTTTGATGTACTTAATACTCTTTTTAAAATTAATCTCCATGTTTGAAAATCAGCATCTTTCCAATTACTTTTTTCTTTAACATGATTAATAATTTTTCTAAATTCTTCTTGTGTTATATCCTTACCATATCTATTTAAAATAAATTTTGCTATAGCTGCTCCACTATAAAATTCTTTTTCTTGTTTTATTTCATAATAAAATTTATCTAATCTTATTTTTTTGATTTAGTTTCTTTTAAAATTAAATTTATAATTATCATTTCTGATTTTTTAAAATTTTCTTTTTCAAATGTAATTGGAAGAGAATACAATCCACTAAGGTTATTTTTTTTTAAATTAAATTCAAATATATAATTGTTTTCTTTAATATCTATTGGTTTGATTATATTATCATTTGATATAACAGAAACATCTAGGTATACATTTTTAACTTTTTTTTCAAATATAATTGAAATCTGCATTTTATTGTTTTCTACATAATTTCCAAATTCAATAACTTTTAAAACTTCTTCTTTATTTTTAATTTCATTTAAACTATGCTTTATATCAAAAGAAAGTAGAACTCCATTTAATGGTGGTTCTCCTCCACCTATAAATAAATTATTATTAAAAATAATTGGGGCACTGTATGGAGAATGACCAATTATTTTTTTAAAATACACACTTCCCGTTGTTTTATCTATAAGATAAACTACACAATCTGCTAAAACAAATAATGTTTTTCCATATATACTAGGGGGAGAAAATATTAAACCCTCTTGAGTTGAAATTTCCCAAACTTTATTACCAGTTTTTAAGTCTATTGAACCTATTCTTCCTTTCAAAGTCGTATAATATACATTTTTGTCATCAGAAATTACAACATGACGACTTGCTATTCCTAAAACTTTTTGTTTCCAAATAATTTTAAACTCAGAACTATCAATTAGAAAAATTTCATCATTACATGCTAAAAGTATATTATTATTTGTTATCCAAAGTCCTGATGTGTCTTAGCTTATAACTTCGGCTTTCCCTATATTTTTTTCAGATATAATTATTCCTGAATATTCAAAAGAAAATAAATATAAACAAGAACATTTTTTTTCTTTAGAAAATTTAGTTCCAAGAACATAATAAAAATTTCCTATTTTAGATATGGTTCCGTATAAGAAAGCATTATCTATTTTTACTTTTTTTTGAATTTTACCTAATTCATTTACAAAATATACATAATTTCCTGATGAAAATATAATTTGGTTTTCTAAAATATTTACAGAACTTCTTATTCTTGTATTAGTTTTTAATTCCCAAAGAAATTCTCCTGTATTTTTATCAAAAGAAACTAAATCCTTAAATTCTTTGTATGAAATTATTTGATTTTTATAAATAGCACCTGTTCCATAACTACCATTTGTAACTTTTTTTCAAATATTATCTCACCATTTTTCAAATTAAATTTAACAATGAAATATCCTTGTTTAATTTCTGAATAATAAACTACATATCCATTTTCAAAATCATTATTATCAAAAAATGGCGTTTTTATTAATCCCTTTATTTTTGTACTCCACTTATTATAGATATATATATTTTCATAGGGATTATTATTTACTAGATTTTTTCTGAACATTTACAGATGCCTCCTAAATTTATATTACTCTTTCTAGTTTTACTATTTCTAGAGAAGAATTTTCGTTATTTTTATTTTCAAATTTATCAATAAATGTATATTCTGTTATAATTTTATCATCATATTTATAAGGTCTTATTCCATGAATAGTTACTGTTGATTTAATATTAAATTTAATTTTTTCATTAATATTTTCACCTAAAGATATAGTTTTATAAGCATATTCACCTATTTTATAATTTCCTTTTATTTCTACTTCACTATGTTTTTCTTTTCCTTTTAAAGTATAATTGATTTCTAGTTTTATATCATTTATATATGTATTGTTTTGGTCTATAATATATCCTTTAGGTGTGTATAAACCTAATTTTAATTTGATACCTGAATGGTTTCCGATTATTACCTTTTCTATATCCAATGAAACTTCAGTTATTATTGTATCTTTTGAAAGTGAACAGTTTACACATAAAAGTGGGTATTCTTCATACGATAATTTATATATAACTTTTCTATTACCTTCAAAGTTGTTCCATGGGTCTACGATATCAAAATTATTTTCTTCATCATTAAATCCAACTATTAAAACTGCGTGTGATTCTAAATCTAATTTATAATTATCTTCTTTATTTTTGCATGGATAACTCGCTGCTGAATGTAATCTTATTAAAACCGGCTTACCATCGATTATAGATTGTTTGACACTTTCTATTGATCTTAAAACCCAAGGTTCATAGCTTATAACAGGAGCTAATCCTGTTACTTTCTTAATATTTACTTTACCATAAGTTTCTTTTTTTTTAATCATAATATTCCTCCTAATTTTTTTGTTATTTTATAAGTAATAACATATAATCTATTCTACATATTTTTTATACATAAATCAATAAACTTGAGATATAAGTTTTAAATGATTTCATATATTAAATATATTTATATGCGAATTATAGTTGAAATTTAGTTTAAATAATTAATGTAGTATATTTCTATATAATTTATGTATATTTGCTCCTTTTTTTGATATTTGATATAATAGGTAAAAAAGGAGGAGGATATGTCTAAAATAAAAGAAAAAAGTAAAAAAGGGATATTAAATTTAATCTTTAGTAGAACCTTAATAATTACAATATTACTATTAATACAGATAGCTTTAATTCTAGTTTCAATGATGTGGCTAGGAAATAATATATATTTATTAATAGGAAGTACTAGATTAGCTAGTTTTATTATGATAATTTATTTAATAAATAATAGACAGAATTCTAATGTTAAATTAGTTTGGATAATACTAGTTTTATTAGTCCCTGTATTTGGAATTTGCCTATATTGGTTTATTAAATTTGATTTTGGAAGCATAATGATGAAAAATAGGATAGTTGATATACAAAATCAAACTAGGAATGTATTAATACAAAAACAAGAAATAATTAATAATATTAAGGACAATAAATTATTTGAACTTAGGAATATAGCGAGATATATTAAAAAAACAGGGGGATATAACATA
Encoded here:
- a CDS encoding ABC transporter ATP-binding protein: MKNNIKYIFNILEKIGFKKSLVYFVTVILVFILVVFQPIFISKSIQEVSKYFIALLCISLLLEELLGFYNNYIVQKIRNYSKLIIWEQIEKKSYFEFVNLNLGEIQNLIQEGSFLVRAIYDVILRIFKNFIMIVIYSILLFNFYKPIGIVYLIFYVLYVYISYNFLKNNSENISKSIDTTSKINSFIVDYFINFNTIYNENSYEYEKIKIKDLFNKEEKKYYSIQFNILKSNLFLRLFLIISSILVISIAFNRQVDLKVLLIIIYSVFNLNDFGKYILNFFECWDRLNLVISKMNIFDSKCIKENLKIEYLDNENTIVLKNINYKYLDSDEMIINNKSLEIKDGSKNLIIGKNGKGKSTLCKIIANMLNVYSGEIIYNSKYIKNKNEIIYYSQNINLFDRSIIENIIYPKNELNKEIENKIKDIIKELELDNVIKNDDDLFNKKIGDFSKKISGGEKQKILIARALLSDKKVIIFDEINSGIDKFNNLNFYKLISKYLNDRTIIIISHREEHNEIIDNIINL
- a CDS encoding PQQ-binding-like beta-propeller repeat protein yields the protein MTNNNILLACNDEIFLIDSSEFKIIWKQKVLGIASRHVVISDDKNVYYTTLKGRIGSIDLKTGNKVWEISTQEGLIFSPPSIYGKTLFVLADCVVYLIDKTTGSVYFKKIIGHSPYSAPIIFNNNLFIGGGEPPLNGVLLSFDIKHSLNEIKNKEEVLKVIEFGNYVENNKMQISIIFEKKVKNVYLDVSVISNDNIIKPIDIKENNYIFEFNLKKNNLSGLYSLPITFEKENFKKSEMIIINLILKETKSKK
- a CDS encoding C39 family peptidase; this translates as MIKKKETYGKVNIKKVTGLAPVISYEPWVLRSIESVKQSIIDGKPVLIRLHSAASYPCKNKEDNYKLDLESHAVLIVGFNDEENNFDIVDPWNNFEGNRKVIYKLSYEEYPLLCVNCSLSKDTIITEVSLDIEKVIIGNHSGIKLKLGLYTPKGYIIDQNNTYINDIKLEINYTLKGKEKHSEVEIKGNYKIGEYAYKTISLGENINEKIKFNIKSTVTIHGIRPYKYDDKIITEYTFIDKFENKNNENSSLEIVKLERVI